The Salvia splendens isolate huo1 chromosome 21, SspV2, whole genome shotgun sequence genome includes a window with the following:
- the LOC121784946 gene encoding leucine-rich repeat receptor-like serine/threonine-protein kinase SKM1 codes for MGGSKAFVFLFVLVFVSACRGFDLELLLSLKSSINDQFQTLSNWNPSKPFCKWDGISCLDSSHVAKIHLPGKNLSGKIPESIFRFPYIQSIDLSNNHFFGEIPRNLSSLYLRNLKLSSNNLTGAAVPPPASVPSLETLDVSDNVLSGELPADIGQLSHLRLLDVGGNLLTGRIPSSVANLTGLEVLTLASNQFTGEIPRNLAVMKRLRWVYLGYNNFSGGIPAELGELAALQHLDLVYNNLTGEIPASLGNLTNLEHLFLYFNKLTGGIPKPIFDLGKLVSLDLSDNFLSGEIPEMFINLQKLEVLHLFSNNFTGKIPNALSLLPNLQVLQLWSNNLSGEIPQELGKRNNLTLLDLSTNNLAGKLPENLCASGRLFKLILFSNYLEGEIPADLSRCKSLQRVRLQKNQFSGDLPPEFTALPRVYFVDISGNNLSGGIADRKWDMAQLQMLNLAGNKFLGPLPGDFGSEKLENLDLSGNAFSGEIPASFGRFSQLVELKLGRNGLSGRIPAQLSDCRKLVALDLSRNRLTGEVPASFAAMPVLGLLDLSVNELAGTIPSNLGQIESLVQINVSYNPRLRGGLPETAAFLAINSTSVAGTGLCGGEEATGLPPCSGGCAKSRRLRWLVLGLLLAAVLVFAAAVLAVRRRSRHETKRVESEEGGGGEWELQFTKMPRSIALNDVVSSMREENLIGSGKLGLSYVGKSSVNKKRFFAKEIAAVPAKWWAEWARLCKISHPNVVRLLGMCRLEKAAVLVYEFVEGKNLSEILGGLIWDRRIKIAVGMARALKYLHCHGVAAGDVAAARVMVDERGEARLRLSLHSYVDQGSKGPTQTSDVFGFGLLLIELLTGKNRADDGVVEWARYCYADCHVEAWVDTVMKSDVDRQNQMVETMNLALQCTAGDPAARPTAADLLKNLESIVRSSSCVSYGFNKLFSC; via the exons ATGGGAGGATCAAAAGCATTCGTGTTTTTGTTCGTGCTCGTGTTCGTGTCAGCATGCAGAGGTTTCGATCTCGAACTACTTCTCTCACTTAAATCTTCAATCAACGATCAATTTCAAACCCTCAGCAACTGGAATCCTTCAAAACCCTTCTGCAAATGGGACGGAATCTCCTGCTTAGATTCCTCCCATGTTGCGAAGATTCATCTGCCAGGAAAGAATCTCTCAGGGAAGATTCCGGAATCCATCTTCAGATTCCCCTACATCCAATCCATCGACCTCTCCAACAATCACTTCTTCGGAGAAATCCCACGGAATCTCTCCTCTCTCTATCTGAGGAATCTCAAACTCAGCAGCAACAACCTGACGGGAGCGGCGGTCCCGCCCCCGGCCAGCGTCCCGTCTCTCGAGACGCTGGACGTCTCTGACAACGTTCTCTCCGGAGAACTCCCCGCCGACATCGGGCAGCTTTCCCACCTCAGGCTACTCGATGTAGGCGGGAATTTGCTGACGGGGCGAATCCCGAGCTCCGTCGCTAATCTGACGGGGCTCGAGGTTCTGACCCTGGCGTCGAACCAGTTCACCGGCGAGATTCCGCGGAATCTCGCCGTGATGAAGAGGCTGAGATGGGTTTATCTCGGGTACAATAATTTCTCCGGTGGGATTCCTGCGGAGCTCGGTGAGCTGGCGGCGCTGCAACATCTTGATCTCGTGTATAACAATCTCACCGGAGAAATTCCGGCTTCGTTGGGGAATCTGACGAATCTTGAGCACCTTTTTCTCTACTTCAACAAGCTTACCGGTGGAATTCCGAAGCCTATTTTCGATTTGGGTAAATTGGTGTCGCTTGATTTGAGTGATAATTTCTTATCAGGCGAGATTCCGGAGATGTTTATCAATCTGCAGAAATTGGAGGTTTTGCATTTGTTTTCCAATAATTTCACTGGAAAAATCCCAAATGCTCTATCGTTGTTACCGAATCTTCAAGTTCTTCAATTGTGGTCTAATAATTTGTCTGGTGAAATACCTCAAGAGCTTGGGAAAAGGAACAATCTTACTCTATTGGATCTCTCCACGAACAATCTCGCCGGAAAATTGCCGGAGAATCTCTGCGCGTCGGGGCGTTTGTTCAAGCTGATTCTGTTCTCTAATTATTTGGAGGGCGAGATTCCAGCGGATTTAAGCCGTTGCAAGAGTTTGCAGCGCGTCCGTCTCCAGAAAAACCAGTTTTCCGGCGATCTACCGCCGGAGTTCACCGCGCTTCCGAGGGTCTATTTTGTGGATATCTCCGGCAACAATCTTTCCGGCGGGATAGCTGACCGGAAATGGGACATGGCACAGCTTCAGATGCTGAATTTGGCGGGAAACAAGTTTTTGGGGCCGTTGCCTGGAGATTTTGGCAGTGAGAAGCTCGAGAATTTGGATTTATCAGGAAACGCCTTCTCCGGCGAAATTCCGGCGAGTTTCGGCCGGTTCTCGCAGCTCGTGGAGCTGAAATTGGGCAGGAACGGGCTCTCTGGCCGAATCCCCGCCCAATTATCCGATTGCCGGAAGCTCGTTGCGCTGGACCTCAGCCGCAACAGGCTGACCGGAGAAGTTCCCGCCAGTTTCGCCGCCATGCCGGTGCTCGGCCTGCTCGACCTCTCCGTCAACGAATTGGCGGGAACGATTCCCTCCAATTTAGGTCAAATTGAATCCCTCGTGCAAATCAATGTCTCGTACAACCCCCGCCTCCGCGGCGGCCTGCCGGAGACGGCGGCATTCCTGGCGATAAATTCCACCTCCGTCGCCGGCACGGGCCTCTGCGGTGGCGAGGAGGCTACAGGCCTGCCGCCATGCAGCGGCGGCTGCGCGAAAAGCCGCCGCCTCCGCTGGCTCGTGCTAGGTCTCCTCCTCGCCGCCGTGCTCGTCTTTGCCGCGGCGGTCCTCGCCGTTCGGCGGCGGAGCCGCCACGAGACCAAGAGAGTGGAAAGCGAggagggcggcggcggcgaatgGGAGCTACAATTCACGAAAATGCCACGGTCGATCGCATTAAATGACGTCGTTTCGTCAATGAGAGAGGAGAATCTGATTGGTAGTGGGAAGCTAGGTTTGTCATACGTTGGAAAATCGTCGGTGAACAAGAAGCGGTTTTTCGCGAAGGAAATCGCGGCGGTTCCAGCCAAGTGGTGGGCGGAGTGGGCCCGGCTCTGCAAGATCAGCCACCCGAACGTGGTGAGGTTGCTTGGGATGTGTCGATTGGAGAAGGCGGCGGTTTTGGTGTATGAGTTTGTTGAAGGGAAGAATTTGAGTGAGATTTTGGGGGGATTGATTTGGGACCGTCGGATCAAGATCGCGGTGGGGATGGCGCGGGCGCTCAAGTACTTGCATTGCCATGGTGTGGCGGCCGGAGATGTTGCGGCGGCGAGAGTGATGGTGGATGAGAGAGGAGAAGCAAGGTTGAGGTTAAGTCTTCACTCCTATGTTGATCAAG GTTCAAAAGGGCCGACCCAAACCAGCGACGTTTTCGGGTTCGGGCTCCTCCTGATCGAGCTCCTGACGGGCAAGAACCGGGCCGACGACGGCGTGGTGGAGTGGGCGAGGTACTGCTACGCGGACTGCCACGTGGAGGCGTGGGTTGACACGGTGATGAAGAGTGATGTTGATCGTCAGAATCAGATGGTCGAGACCATGAACCTTGCGCTGCAGTGCACCGCAGGGGATCCGGCCGCGAGGCCGACTGCGGCGGATTTGCTCAAGAATTTGGAGTCCATCGTTAGATCGAGTTCGTGTGTTTCTTATGGGTTTAATAAGCTTTTTTCTTGCTaa